One part of the Sorangiineae bacterium MSr11954 genome encodes these proteins:
- a CDS encoding YgiQ family radical SAM protein, producing MSLTQLRVPSRSPRSSRTRAFLPTTREEMQERGWDELDILIVSGDAYVDHPAFGPILIARFLEGRGYRVGIVSQPSWSSPEDIARMGRPRLFVGISAGNLDSMLNKLTAQKKVRSVDQYSPGGQADKRPNRATIVYSNLCRQAFPGLPIVLGGIEASLRRIAHYDYWSNQVRRSILLDAKADLLVFGMGERPAWEIARRLDAGEPIANLRDVRGTAYALSNRRAWEPLLEDKSRYVRDGKLVVLPSYEEVRDDKEAFARMSRAFQYETNPHNGRPLLQPHGDQAVYFNSPAEPLSENEMDGLYDLPFTRLPHPSYADPVPAYETVKHSIVTMRGCFGGCTFCSITEHEGRIIQSRSADSVLREVRALSRMDGFRGTITDLGGPTANMYKMTCKDDETESACRRLSCVHPGICENLKTDHEPLIDLMKKVRTESGIKKVFIASGVRYDLAERSPEFVRQLAQHHTGGQLSVAPEHHDDKVLDKMKKPPIVSYERFAETFCRASEEAGKEQYLVPYFISGHPGSTLADAIELGIYLKERGMRPRQVQDFIPTPMAVATTMFWTGIDPLTMSPVYTATDLREKKMMKAVLFYWDPTHWPLAREALRRAGRKDLIGHGPRALVPPDDGRPPHAPRPPGFGHAPSPGRKAHPSQKAHSSHPSHKPSPSSKTHGKAGPRFAR from the coding sequence ATGTCCCTCACCCAGCTCCGCGTGCCATCGCGCTCGCCCCGTTCGTCGCGCACGCGCGCGTTTCTTCCGACCACGAGGGAGGAAATGCAGGAGCGGGGCTGGGATGAGCTCGACATTCTCATCGTCAGCGGCGACGCGTACGTCGACCACCCGGCGTTCGGCCCGATTCTGATCGCGCGCTTCCTCGAGGGACGCGGCTACCGGGTGGGGATCGTGTCGCAGCCGAGCTGGAGCTCGCCCGAGGACATCGCCCGCATGGGCCGGCCGCGCCTCTTCGTGGGGATCAGCGCCGGAAATCTCGACTCGATGCTCAACAAGCTGACGGCGCAGAAGAAGGTGCGCTCCGTCGACCAATATTCGCCGGGCGGGCAAGCGGACAAGCGGCCGAATCGCGCCACCATCGTGTATTCGAATTTGTGCCGGCAGGCGTTCCCCGGGCTGCCGATCGTGCTCGGCGGCATCGAAGCGTCGCTCCGGCGCATTGCCCATTACGACTATTGGTCGAATCAGGTGCGGCGCTCCATTTTGCTCGACGCCAAGGCGGATCTTCTCGTCTTCGGGATGGGTGAGCGGCCCGCGTGGGAGATCGCCCGAAGACTGGACGCGGGCGAGCCGATTGCCAACTTGCGCGACGTGCGCGGTACGGCCTATGCGCTCTCCAACCGCCGGGCCTGGGAGCCACTGCTCGAGGACAAAAGCCGGTATGTGAGGGACGGCAAGCTGGTGGTGCTCCCCTCGTACGAGGAGGTTCGCGACGACAAGGAGGCCTTCGCCCGCATGTCGCGCGCGTTCCAATACGAGACCAACCCGCACAATGGCCGGCCGCTCCTGCAGCCGCACGGCGATCAGGCGGTGTATTTCAACTCGCCCGCCGAGCCGCTCTCCGAGAACGAGATGGATGGGCTCTACGATCTGCCTTTCACGCGCCTTCCGCACCCGAGCTACGCCGATCCGGTCCCCGCGTACGAAACGGTGAAGCACTCCATCGTCACCATGCGCGGGTGCTTCGGCGGGTGCACCTTCTGCAGCATCACCGAGCACGAAGGGCGCATCATCCAGAGCCGCTCGGCCGATAGCGTTCTGCGCGAGGTGCGCGCGCTCTCCCGCATGGATGGCTTTCGCGGCACCATCACCGATCTCGGCGGCCCCACCGCCAACATGTACAAAATGACCTGCAAGGACGACGAGACGGAGAGCGCCTGCCGCCGCCTCTCGTGCGTGCACCCGGGGATCTGCGAGAACCTGAAGACCGATCACGAGCCGCTCATCGACTTGATGAAGAAGGTCCGCACGGAGAGCGGAATCAAGAAGGTCTTCATCGCGAGCGGCGTTCGCTACGATCTGGCCGAGCGCAGCCCCGAGTTCGTGCGGCAGCTCGCGCAGCACCACACCGGCGGACAGCTCTCGGTCGCGCCCGAGCACCACGACGACAAGGTGCTCGACAAGATGAAGAAGCCGCCCATCGTGAGCTACGAGCGCTTCGCCGAGACGTTCTGCCGCGCCAGCGAGGAGGCGGGCAAAGAGCAATACCTCGTTCCGTATTTCATCAGCGGGCACCCGGGGTCCACCTTGGCCGACGCCATCGAGCTCGGAATTTATTTGAAAGAGCGCGGCATGCGCCCGCGGCAGGTGCAAGACTTCATCCCGACGCCCATGGCCGTGGCCACGACCATGTTTTGGACCGGGATCGATCCGCTGACGATGTCACCCGTCTATACCGCCACCGATCTGCGCGAAAAGAAGATGATGAAGGCGGTGCTCTTCTATTGGGATCCGACGCATTGGCCGCTGGCCCGTGAAGCCTTGCGGCGCGCGGGGCGCAAGGATCTCATCGGTCACGGACCGCGGGCGCTCGTGCCCCCCGACGACGGCCGCCCGCCCCATGCACCTCGCCCACCGGGTTTCGGCCATGCGCCCTCCCCTGGGCGCAAAGCGCACCCTTCGCAAAAGGCGCATTCATCACACCCCTCGCATAAGCCGTCCCCTTCGTCAAAAACACACGGCAAGGCAGGCCCCCGCTTCGCACGCTAA
- a CDS encoding DUF2247 family protein — MFEHRADYADPLQTVEEVYTDFGYPPRIAAFVRYMPSDDPDLGSRESNERRLHEKWKRYLEEASGEYTPST, encoded by the coding sequence ATATTCGAGCATAGGGCGGACTATGCGGATCCGCTCCAAACGGTCGAGGAGGTTTACACGGATTTCGGGTACCCGCCGCGCATCGCCGCCTTCGTCAGGTACATGCCTTCCGATGATCCCGACCTCGGAAGCCGCGAGTCGAACGAGCGGCGCTTGCACGAGAAGTGGAAACGCTATCTCGAGGAGGCGTCCGGCGAGTACACGCCATCGACGTAA